The Larus michahellis chromosome 23, bLarMic1.1, whole genome shotgun sequence genome segment TTAAAGACTGGCAATGtcggggcgggggtgtgtgtgggggggaatgTTAAAATCTCACCCAGAAATACTGGCTTCCAAAAATCGTTTGTCATTTTGTGTTCCCCCTCTTACGGCATCCCTGAGagatttgctttcagaaaacgCTTTTCCCTCCCCTGAAAACACAGCCCCAtcctggaaaaagaaatctcctccagcagctgatgaaggagctgggagggggcaggaaaCTCTCACAGCTATTTTAAATCCAGGAACCAAATGCAAACCCTGAAAGACCCACACCCAAGGGCTGGGACAGGGCAAGACTCAGTCCTATTTAGAGCCAAAACCCAAGACTGACTTAGCCATCGACTCAGCCagccttcttcccctcctctggcTCACGCAACAGAGATTTTAATCCTGATTTACTTGGTGAGGGAGAGGAAAACTGGGAGGTTGAGCAGATAAACGGTTTCTTTCTGCGCAGAATGTACGTTCAAACTGAGCCAGGCGGGACAGTCCCTGCCTGTTTCCTTCCCGCTGGACGTGAGTTATTGCTGGAGGagcctctgcctcctctccaAGTGCTGAGCCTGGGCCAGCCGGGACCTGCCGCGCCGCCAGTCTGTCCTGGCCCGGAGGCGACAACGGCAGCGAAGATGTGGGTTTTTGGCAAGTCCACCCAAAGCCCCGCTTCGCCCTGCTCGCTGCACAGCTCCCTTAGCAATCAGGCGGGGTATGTCAAAGCTGAACATAATTTGGTCTTGCCTTGGGAGCTTTTCATTGAGTTAAAGCTTGAAtagggagagaaaagggaaagcaggaCGGACTTGGTCCTGCACCCCCGAGGACGGGGCCATCGCCTTTCTGCTCTCTTGTACCAGCCTTCCTCCGTCCCACGACGCAGGCGGGGCAGATGGAATAActcaagaggaaacagcctcaagttgccccaggggaggtttaggatggatattaggaaaaatttcttccccaaaagggttatcaagcactggaccaggctgcccagggcagtggtggagtcgccatccctggagggattgaaaagccgggcagacgtggggctgagggacatgggtcagtggtgggtttggcagtattgggttgatggttggactcgatggtctgaaagggcccttccaacccagacaattccgTGATTTTAGTCTTCCCTGACCAGCTCGTGTGCCTGCACAGAGAGAGCTGAAAGCCCAGCCCAAAGCAAACTCTTTGGAGGTGCCCTGGGGAATGTACCTCCAGGAGAGCCAGGGACACGGGCTCCAGCATACGAGGAGCCCGTGCAGGGCACAGACCCCTCGCAAATCCAGAGAGAAACACTGAATGACTCAATGGTAAATAATGTTCCCCAGCTCCCTGGTGTGAGAGCATGTCTCTGGAAAAATCTCTGCCATGACTGTTTTATGTTAAAAGACCTTTTTTCTCAAAGATAACGTGTAATAGCTCAGGCTGTCTCCCCAGAGATGGGGCTTTCACGGGCTCCGGTGCAGGATTCCCAATTTGTGCCCAGAATAACCCCTCTTTGCCCTGTGATCTGAAACAGAGATGGAGGAACAAAAACGATTGCTGAGGCCCCGAGCTGGTGAAGGAACGAGCCTCAGACTCTCAGCCGGGGACCCTCACGCAGAAAACGGCACTTTCTGTGCCGGGCGCTGGGCGCCGGGGCCGACGCCGCGTCTGTGCCCCACGGCAGACCCCGGTGAAGATGCTGCGTCCGTAGTGGCCTCAGGTGCAGCCTTGGATTAAATTTCCTTCTTAAATTTCCTTGCAGATGGACTTTTCTGCATGTCCACGAAGTTCAACACGGCTCTAGTCAAAACCCCACAAGGCGGGGAGGTGGTTTGGATGCTGGAGAACTGCgaaatgaaggaaaaaggctACCGTGTCTCCCAGGTAGGAATATTATTACGAAATTGTGCACAGCTCTGCCGGACACAGGGAGGAACGGCTCCAGGTTGGTTTTCCTGCGCCTTGGCCTCCTCCCCCGTGGTCTCGGCCGTGCCGCTGGGCCCGCGGGGGGCAGGTGAAACAGCCGGGTGGGTGCTCTGACGTGGGCAGCTTCGCCCTGGCAGAGCTAAGCGCGTCCTGGCCACAAACCGCAGTGGTAAAAATCTCATATTTCTATTATCTTAcgcaaaaaaaatgcattttgctgcCACTCATTTGTGTATCCATCAGTGCCATCAAGTAACAAATGGCCTCTTCTTTGGGGTGAGGATTTcgttaaaaaataataaagggagCAGTgagataatatttcttttaaaaatgatttaatcATTAAGTGCGTCTTAAGCTCCGTTCAACAGAGACTCTACTCTTTACTTCAACATACCTTTGTGCACAGGGACCTCTGACTCAAAACCCACCGCTGTGCCCCCAAAATACTTCTTACAAGCTTGGCCTCGCTGCCGCTGTCTCGGGGCTGGACGTTCAGCCTGAGGACGGAGGGTGCAGTGACACGGTGACGGCAGCCGatcccctggggtgtccccagcaaAGGTGCCGCCGGGGATTTTCACGCCTTTGTTTTGCAAATCTTTGCAGGAAATTGATGCGGGAAGGTGCTTGGGCAGCTGCTCCTCGGGGGATCCCTGCTTGCTTAGGTAAGCACAGCTGCCAGGATCCGGCCGTTCGCCTTCCCGGGCACATCTGCACACATTCCCAGGCAGATCTGAGCCTTTCCCGTTCCTGCTGTTGCTGGGGCAGGACCTGGGAGGGTGACAAAGGAGCAGATTTTGGGTATCCCCCTCCGCTCACCCTCTGGGGATGTGTCTAACCACGAAGCTGAAGCAGAGCAGCGTTGGCAGgggtgccacagcagcacactgctcCATCGCTTCCTGGGATAAGGAAAAACCCGCCGCTCGTGCTGCCGAATTTGGGCTGTTGGGCAGGTGGTTCCAGAGGTTGTGGTCCCCCATGGCAGCAGACACAGATGGGAAGAGGGTCCTGACAGTGGCTTTCTCCAGCTTTGGATGTGCTGCTCCTGTTCCCTGTCTGTGATGCGCGGgtcgggaggaggaggaggaggaggaggaggagggggatggggatgctctggggcagGGTTTGCCCAGACAGTTGGTTCAGGCCAGGGGGGCAGCACTTCGTGTCGCTTGCGGACACAAAAATGTGGTGAATGCAAagggaaacaaaccaaaccacaaataACTAACTAATCCCTGCTTTGCGGAGGCGGAGAGGGAGGAGGCAGTTCACTGAGCTACACCAGGAGTAAGGAATAGCCgctgcctcccttctccccaccctgctCCAGGGCAGCTGCCCTTTTGCCAGGTGACGGTACGCGGGgccctgggggaggggggcgcagGGGACGTACCGGGTTTGTCTCTAACCGCAGGGAGTCCCAAAGCCGAAATAAATGTCTGGTTTGGGCAGAAGCTGCCTCCGgccactgcacccctcactggTACGACATCCACACCTTCAGGAGCCGCCGGGAGCGCGCTCGCACCGTCGTTGCCATCCAGCAGCGCAAGTGCAGGGGGTAGCGGGACAGGGGACCTGCAGGTGGGGCTCCGGCCAGACCCCCCTGCCAGACTGTCTGTAGTATATGTAAATGAGAGAaggctatttttttaataaaagctggtTTAACCAATGCTTGTATAAATGAATCCTCTACAAAACGTTTCGCTGCTTGTAAAATGAACATCGGAGCTCGGCTGTGCGGCTCCTCCTCGCTCGGCCCACGCGTCCCGGGAGGATGCGGAGCAAGGAGGGATGCGGCTGCCTGGCATGGGATGGGGCTTGCATGGGCCCAGCTGCTCCCATTTGCAAAATGGGAAGCAggagtgggagaggagagggaaacagGCATGTCGGGGCAGAGATGTCGCCTCCTCCGGCAGCCCCAGTTATCCTGCAGGATGTGCCGCTGCCACTGGTGagctgggaagaggaaggaaagtgtCTGGAGGATACGAATAGTTTCCTCTATCAATTAACTCAGGCCGCTCGTTGCCTCCCTGCCTACTCTGGGTAATTAACAGCCCTTTCACCCACCAAGCGTTGGGTTAGAAGACGTTATAGACACCAGGTGGGCAATAGCCTCCGGCGTGTCTCCAGCCGCGTTGGCCTGGGAGTGCTTTGGCCAGGGAGCGCCGCTCGGTCCCTGCCGGCAGACGGACGGTGCTGGCTCCGCTCCTGCACCTTCCCCTCTGGGCGCCAAGCCTCTCGCAGAGCCCGTACCTGCGGGCCTCAGCCGCAGGGGGTTTCCCTATAAGATCTAACAGGCTTTTCTAATCCTGCTCTTTTTATCCGCTGGGCTGGTGGGTATTGTATAGCGTTAATTTCTTCCGTTCAGTCACGTGGCGTTAAAACAAACGGCAAATGCAAAGATTCCAAGTGCACTGTGTCAACACGGTCACCTTCACCGACTGGGTTTCTCTGTGACTGGGGAATAAGAGCAAAAGAATTGGCTTTTCTCCCATCGTCTGGCGTGCTTAGGGTTCTCGTGATATTTCATTCCTATTCAGGAATTAGCAGCAAAGGCCTTTTAATCCCTGGGAAGCCAATTGGCTATTTTTTGAAAAGGCAAAgcttcattttggtttggttcctcctgctgctgtgtcaCCGCCCCAGCCCAGGAGCGCTGCGGAGGAGGCTGCACCCCCCCAGAGCCGCCGGTTCTCTGCTGGAAACCCGCTCTGCCCCCCGGTCTTGGCTCACTGGGCTCCTTCATGCGGGCATCGCCGTGGGGAcgttgggggggggatggggtggtggtgcaCAGCCTGGGCCACCCCTGCTGCGTGATGGGTCCCCGGGCACCCACCCTGCGCACTTGACAGggacgtgggatggggacagtggggtgaCACCGAGCCCCTGTCGATGCTTCTCGCTCCCGCAGCGGCGCGGGGAagcgggagctgctgcagcaggagagaggtGGGAAGGGGGCACTCGGTGGGTTAGGGGACACTCGGTGGGTTAGGGGGCACTCGTCGGGAAGGGGGCACTCGGTGGGTTAGGGGGCACTCGTCGGGAAGGGGACACTCGTCGGGAAGGGGGCACTCGGTGGGAAGGGGACACTCGGTGGGTTAGGGGGCACTCGTCGGGAAGGGGGCACTCGGTGGGAAGGGGACACTCGTCCAGCCCGCTGGGCTCTGGAGGGGCTGCATTCCTCCACACAAAGGTCCTCCTGTTTGTCCCATTAGTGCCATCATTAAAAGCCGGTTAGTCTCCTACAGAGAGCAAACGCAGCCCAGCCACGACCTCGCGAGGGGCTGCGTGGTCccagacccccatgtcccccgctGGCCCCAGGAGCACCGGGGTGagccctcctcccctcccgctTGTGTACTGGGGCTAATTGGTGCAGGGTGCCCAGGAGCCCAGCTTCGCACCTTGTTAGCATGGCAATTAGCTCTCTTTACCCTCCTGATTGCTCATGTGCATATTTGACTCCAATCCATCTTTCCAGTGAGTTATAAATGCAGCAccggggaggcaggggggagtggaactgggacagggacagcagaGCCATGCTGGGgactgtcctgctgctgctggccctggccaAGCCGGTGTGCCCGAGCCCGGACAGCGCGGCGAGCCGGCGGGCTGAGGCGCTGAAGAGGCTCCTGGAGGTCTTTGGTATGGAAGACCCTCCGCCGGCCCCGGCTCACGTCAAGCAGCCGCCCCAGTACATGGTGGATCTATTCAACACCGTCGCCAACGCGGACGGTGTCACCAAGAACCCCGACATCCTGGAGGGCAACACAGTCCGCAGCTTCTTGGATAAAAGTAAGGACGGGGGTTCCCCACggtgctggggacggggctgcgggaaggggcCAGGCACTGCCGGCGGAGGTGCCACCTCTGGTTTGGCTCCACTTCCCAACTGTCCTTCCCTGCAGCTCACGGGGAGAAGATGCGGttcctcttcatcctctccagCGTGGCCAAGAATGAGAAGATCCTGACGGCAGAGCTGCATCTCTTCCGCCTCTGGCCGAGGGCCACCAACGGGCCCAAAAGGCACCACTTCTGTCAGGTGAggaggggggacgggacggggacaggatggggagcagggtggggattgggatgaggatgaggatggggatggaggcagggatggggctggggcacATCCCCAGCCTGCGCCTCGGGATGCCACTGGCGTGCTGCAGTCACTCGCCTGCAGCGGGAGCATGGCCCAGCTCCGTGAGCTTCACACGACCGACGTGTCGCTGCCTCACACAAAACATGATGGTTAAACCATGGAGGCTTCTGCGTGCTCCAGCCGGGGCACCCGCGGGCTGTGACAAATCCAAGCTGCCAATTCCCccacctcctgccttttttcccccccagtacCTGTGTCCCAGGTCTCTCCCCGCTGGCAGGACCCGCTGGTGGTAACCGTCCTTTGCTGCCTTCCCCAGGTCAGCGTCTACCAAGTGCTGGAGAAGAGCGAGCCGGAGGCGCCCGGGGGGAAGAAgctgctggcagccaggctggTCCCGCTGCAGGGCTCGGGCTGGGAGGTCTTTGCCATCACGCAGGCGGTGAGTGCTTCTCCCCATCCGGGTGGCACCGAGGGGGTTTGCGTgatggagctttttttttttaacccattttaaCCCCAGCAGCCTTTGGGGCTCCAATGCAATTTGCTCTCCAGACCCTctgcggcagcggggctgggggggatacAGCCTTTGGGAGGGGGGTGAGAGCCCTGCCAGGAGTCCCGGCGGCAGCTCCGTCCTGCCCCAGACCGGTCCCACTGCTCCGCAGGTAGCGCCGGTGCTGGCTCCTGCCGCGGTGTCCCCTGTGCCACAGCGCCGGAGAAGCACGGCCCCTtcgcccggggctggggggacgcaGCGTGGCCGTGGGGGGGTCCTGGTTCACGCCACCACGCTGCTGCCAGGGCACCGGCTCTGCTGGCCTGGCGCTGCCGTGTGGGGACACCGGCGCTGTGCCTGTCCCCCCGCAGTGACACCGGTTTGGGTCCCCAGGTTCGCGACTGGATGGAAGACGAAAGCAGCAACCAGGGTTTGCTGGTGACAGTGCAGGGCCTGGGCGGGAGCCCGCTCGACCCCCCCCCGCTGCAGTTCGCGTCCGGCGGGGACCACCACGAGAGCAAGAAGCCCATGTTGGTCCTGTTCACGGACGACGGGCGCCGGGgagcgtccctgcccatggccggcTTCCCAGGTGGGTCCTGTCGGCCCCGGCATGGCTCCTGAGGTGCTGCTGTCCCCTCGCCCCTGGGGTGCTCCACGCACGCGGGCTCCTTCAAATCCGAAGCTCCTTCTGCGGCCAGAGGGAGAGGCCGTCTCCCTTCTGGCTCAGTCTGTGCAGGGGTGCAGGCTCCCAGGTGTAAATCTGGATTTTGCTTGCCCCGATGAGGTgcggccgtggggctgtggggttgtCACCTCCCGGTggctctgcctgggctggtgACAGGCTGTGACCGAAGGTCTCGCTGCACCAGGCGACTGCAGACAAAACCTGCGGGGAAAGGAGGGatggccggggttggggggggacggAATACGCCACGTTCTCCCTCCTCCCAGACTCCTGCAATGGCTAATGGCCTCGGGTCCTCATTTCTGGCAGATTTACAGCCCCAGGCTCCCGTTCTCCCTGCAAAGCTGGCGGTGCCCAGGCTGACCAGGCCGCGCAGCCCCCGCTCGCTGGAccggctgcagccctgccagaggCACCCCTTGTCCGTGGACTTTGAGGAGATCGGCTGGTCCGGCTGGATCATCTCGCCCCGGGGGTACAACGCCTACCACTGCAAGggctcctgccccttcccactgGGCGAGAACATGCGGCCGACGAACCACGCCACCGTGCAGTCCATCATCAACGCCCTCAAGCTGAGCGAGGGCGTCAGCAGCCCCTGCTGCGTCCCCGACAAGCTCTACTCCATCAACCTCCTCTACTTCGACGACGATGAGAACGTGGTCCTCAAGCAGTACGATGACATGGTGGCCGGGAGCTGCGGCTGCCACTGAGGCGGGCGGAGAAGGAAGGTGGAAATGCCGCTGCAgcgcaggcagctcctgctccctccgGAGCATCTCTGCGGGGGGTTCTCTGTCCCACAAAACTCCCTGAAAGAGAGCAGGGTGAGGAAAGCAAGgggtgcccagctctgccccgggTGGCGTCACTCCTGGTAGTGCCCGGGACGGCTCAGGGCCGAGCTCTGAGCGAATCGACCGGAATGAGCCCGTGCGACTCAGCGGCCCCAGGACGATGGCTCCGTGCCGCGCGCCCTGCGTGGGAGCGCGGGTGTCCTCGCCCGTGCAGAGGCTTCCCGCAGGCTGTACTATATGTAAATAGCAAGAGCACTAATATATGACAGAAACCGTCTGTACAGTGGCCTGTAAATGTCTGTACATTTCTGCATTGTTGTGACTTGTAAAAGGAATTCAGTGGAAGTATTAAACACGCCGGTCTCCGAGGGGCTGCTTGTGGGAgcgctgctggggtgggggacgggCCGAGGCCGGGTATGGCCGGGGGGGGTGCAAGCAGAGAGATGGAGCCGCAGCCGCAGCATGGTGGGTTGCCGAGCCCCGTTCCTTAGAAGCCAAACCATCAGGATCCATCAGCCAGCCCGAAAGGTGCGTGAGGATCCCCGAGCAGGtgatgggggcagaggggaggatgCAGTGATGGAGTCGGGGGATGTCGAGGTGCACAGAGGGGAcgctgccggggcgggcgggTGGCGGGGAAGGCCGGCTCTGGGTGAAGACGGCCGGAGGAGGATGTGCCGGGGACGTTCCTTGGGGAAGAGAAATGGGGTGGGAAGCAGAGCTGACCAACCTGCCAGGGTCAGGTCGGTTCAGAGGGCGGGTGTCGACGCGGGTACCAGGGAGCGGGTGTCGGTGCtggggggtgagggcagggatCCCCGTCTCACGCTCGCTGGCACAGATTCCTGTCCCCTGCGCTCCAGGACCCTGCAGGAGCGTGGCCGTCCCTGCCAGAGGCCATCCCTGCCAGaggctgtccctgctgtccctcaAAGCCTCTTTCCAAGCGTCTGCGACAGCAGCAGCTTAACGGTTGTCCCAGGCTGACACCAggacaccccccacacacactcccccagcagctcctcgtCTCCAAGCCCAGCTTGCAGGTGACCAAATCCCACCCTGGCCTGGTGGGCACCAGTTTCCTTCCACTGCTCAGCCAAACACAGCACCCCCGGCTGTCAGCCCTTCCCCGCCACGGCCTGTGgtccctccccccatcccaccccggggAAGGGTGAATCCCCCCCAGGGAGCGGGACCCCCATTGACTAGATACGGGTCCCACACCGGAGGCAAAAATCCTTCCTCTGTGCCCCGCAGATGTGTCCCCCACTGTCACCGGGGTGTGAACGCAGGGCAGAGCCAACCAGCGTGTCCCCAGGCACATGTGGccatcccagctcctctcccaacACACCCTGGGCCAGGCGCCTCACCCCCAAACCCACGTGTCTCACCTGCGTCCCACGAGAGTCCCCCCCCTTGCACTGACGGGCAGGAGAGGCGGTTGTGAGCCCCAGGAAACGTCCCCTCCTCGCCCCCGAATTACAAGCAGTTTATCGAACGGCACAAAGCGGCTGGGCAATAACCCAAGACAATGAATGCTTTTGGCCTGGTTTATTAAATGCCTGTTTCTGGGGATGCTCCGGCTCCGCACCTCCGCAGCTCCCGCGGCTGCTCATGGCTCCCATCACGGCAGCATCCCGAGTCAGGACCGGAGCCCAGGCTCCCAGGGCGGTGGGAAGCGAAGTGGGTTTGACCGGAAGGATGCCCggctgcagccttttctgtgCCGTACAGACATCCCTCCCCGGCCGTACAGCGAGCTCTTCCGCTGGTCCTtccagggggttggactagatgatctccagaggtcccttccaaccctacgattctgtgattccatgagtCCCCGACCGCTCTGCGGGACAGGAGGCTCCAGCACGCGGCGTCGAGGAGCGTCACGACACAGTCACAGGCACGTTTCACCCCTCCGAGACAGCCCCAGCTGGCACTGGCACCTGCACAACAACAGCAGCCCCCCCCCAGACGCCGCTGTGACCCGCTGCTTGCTGCCCCAGGGGACCGGACCTGCTGGAGGGACGGCCAGGCTGCAGGGCGGGACATGTCACGGCGGAGGGGGGTCCGGGCGGTGCAGGGCCGGCGGTCAGCGGTGAGAGCGGGGGTCAGCTCTGCAGCACTCCGACAGCTTCCGCACCACCCGCTCCTTCAGGCGGATCCTCCTGGCCAGCTTGAGCGACTGGCTGGTCTCGTTCTCATGGGCCTTCAGCTTGGCATAGTAGTCAGAAAACTTGTTGTAGAGGATGGAGATGGGCATGCCGTTGAGGATGATGCCGAAGGAGATGCAGCCAAATGCCACCACCCTGCCCAGCAACGTGTCGGGCACAGTGTCTCCGTAGCCCACAGTGGAGAGGCTGACCTGGGCGAGGAAGGGAAAGGATAAAATCCCACGTGAACAAGCTCAGCAGACCCTGCCTGCCGGTGCTGGGACCCACCACCCTCTGTCCCCGCGTGGGAGCTGGGTGTCACCTgagaaaggccctgcaccgtggCTGCAGCCGGCCTGGCTGTCCCTTGGGGAGGTCAAGGAAAGGGTTGGATGAGGCCCCAGCAGCAGAGACCAGAGACaagctgccctgctccctcctctccttcgCGTGTGTCTCTTCAAAAGCAGCTGGACGTCACCAAGCTGAACTTTCCCAGCAGCCAGACTGTCTGCTGGAGCTTCCTGCCCCCACGGAGTGGTGGCTCCGGTGCTTCCTGGCCGTAAGATGCCCGGTCCCACAGGGAACGAAGCTTCCCGGACCCTCCCTCCAAGGGAAAGAAGCACTGCCCGGGAACGCACCCGGAGGAACCGCGTTGGGATGACGGGGAGCAGGACTGCGGGGGACAGGGCGAGAGCTGAGGCAGAGAGGTTTGGGCTTTGCGTGGAGAGGATCAGCCTGTGACGCTTAAATACTCAAATCTGGTGATTTTGCTAAGTGATTTTGCACTTCCTCGAGGCGGGATGAATTTGAAGCAGGCAGCCAGCGCTGGCCGAGGGGGATTATAAAAGCAGAAGTGATCTGCGGGATCATTTCATCCGTAAATCAAAATGCCCTCGTAACCCCTGGCTCTCAAGTGCTTTAGCGACCTCATCCTCGGGGATAATCCCAGGTTTATTATAGCGCTCGGCTCAGCAGAGCTGCCGGCTCCTGGCATGAGGAGGGCAGCAAACAAGGGCTGCAGCACCCCCCGGCCTGCGTCCTCTCTCAGGACACGGGCTGAGGCGCGACGTGACCGCGTTTCCTTGGTTCCCCCATGCAGCCCTGGGGCCCCAGGCTCAGCCCCACAAGCTCTGACCCCCCCCCTCGCACCGCGCAAGCCCAGCTGGGCTGCAAAGCCGCGCAAGCCTCAGGCTGTCCCCGGtggctgtccccatgcccaggagGTCTGAAACACATCCACCCAACACCTGCGTCCCACGGCAGGTAAAGCCCGGGCTGTTACACCCCCCCTTGTCACTAACCTAGGCCGGGAGGTTCCCAGGCCGCCACCTCTGTcccaccttcccaccccagcaccaGCTTTTGAGCCTCTGAGCTTAGTCCAAAGCTCCGATTCCTTTTCTCAGAGTGTGCAGGGCTCTGGGTTTCCCACCGTCACTGAGCTGGTGGGAAGACTGGGCTCTTTTCTGCCTCCTGGCCCCCGGCAGCGGCAAATCCCTCAAGCACCAGGGCAGCCTCCTCCGCGCGCAGCCCCCCCGCACCCTTCTCTGGAAGAAGGTGCTCCCACCTTACCGCTGCCCACCACCAGGCGTAGGGGATACTGGTGAAGTTGGTGCCCGGGACATCATGTTCCACCGAGTGCATGAGAGCGGAGAAGGTGAAGACCCCCATGGcgatgaagaggaggaggcagcaaaCCTGCTGGTAGCACTGGCGCATGGTGAAGCCAAAGGCCCGGAGGCCGGTGGAGTGGCGAGCCAGCTTGAGGATGCGGAAGATCCTCATGAGCTTGATGAGCTTGAGGACTTTGCCCAGCTTGCTCACGTTCTCCACCTTGTGCAGTTCCTCATGGTAAAGCGTGTCTGCTTCATCCAGATTTTCAAAGAGGATCTGGATGTAGAAGGGCAGGATGGCGACCAGGTCTACAGCATTAAACGCTGCCCGCAAAAAGTTCCTGAAGCTGGAGGAGGATATAAGCCGCATGAGGTATTCGGAGGTGAAGAAGATGGCGCAGATCATCTCCAGCTGCTCCATCCACATCTTCCCTGTCTTTTGTTTCATCTCTTCCACTGTGCTCAGCGTCATGCCCACGATGGAGATAAGCACAAAGAAGCTCGACATGACAGCAATGATCTTGGCTGGGACGGACGAGTACGGGTTCTCAATGAGGTTCCAGATCATCTTCCGAAACCGGCCCAGAAATTTGCCCTCGAACTGCTGTGTTGAGTCCAGGGGCTCCAGTTCTGCCTCCAGCTCCCTCTGTATTTTCAGGTACTCACTGAGTTCATCTTGCTTTTCCTCAAACAGGATCCGGCAGCAGCGTTGGGAGTATTTCATATGGATTCCCCAGTACTCGATTTCCTCCACAAAGTGACTGGGGCACATCTCGTCCATTATCCACAGGACCCCGCTGCGGTAGAAGTGGAAAATGTAGTGGAAAATGGAAGGATCGCGGTCAAAGAAGTACTCGTTCTTCTGCACTGAGTAGTCATCGCAGAGCTGCAGCTTCTTCATGGGGTCAGTATAAAGGGCCAGCTTCCCAAGCCTGGTGATGGGATACCGGGCCGCGACCTTGATAGCTATCTGGAACAATTTGCCACCGACATTAATGTTGAGCAAGTATCTGCTCCTTCGGATGTGAGTCTTGCTTTTCTCCCGGTTTCCGTCCGTCACATTCTGCATGGAGCTCCATGGCTTTACCAGGCTGTCCTGCGCGAATGGGATGTGGACTTCCTCTTCCTCCGGTGTCCGGCAGCAGTCCCGGCGATCCCCGATCTTCAGGCTGGCCGAGAGACTCGCACGCCTTGTCCCCAGCTGCCTCATGGCGCCTGACCCTCTGAAGCAGCGATTCCTGGTACGTGCTGCGGGACGGCAGCTGGGGCTTCACGGGGACGCTCCCAGCGGGCGCAGGCTGACTGGGACAAGCGCTGTCGGCTCAGAGGAGCGGTGGCGAGCTGCTGCCCGAGGGGCACTGGCCATGTCGTGGTGCCACGTGGCACCTGCCGGCTTCCCAAAGCCGATTGCTGATCAGATTGCGTTTTTGCATTGTAGGAGTCGGAGGCAGCTAAGTGTCCGCTCCTTAAGACAATAATGAGATTGAAGCACTAGCCCTTTATGTAAGGAACTATTTCCAGCTCtccacttctctttctccttattCTGTTCTTATTAGCTGTTTGTGTTTGTCGCCCGCCAGCCTGTTTCCAAGGCGGGCATC includes the following:
- the LOC141734273 gene encoding potassium voltage-gated channel subfamily V member 2-like is translated as MRQLGTRRASLSASLKIGDRRDCCRTPEEEEVHIPFAQDSLVKPWSSMQNVTDGNREKSKTHIRRSRYLLNINVGGKLFQIAIKVAARYPITRLGKLALYTDPMKKLQLCDDYSVQKNEYFFDRDPSIFHYIFHFYRSGVLWIMDEMCPSHFVEEIEYWGIHMKYSQRCCRILFEEKQDELSEYLKIQRELEAELEPLDSTQQFEGKFLGRFRKMIWNLIENPYSSVPAKIIAVMSSFFVLISIVGMTLSTVEEMKQKTGKMWMEQLEMICAIFFTSEYLMRLISSSSFRNFLRAAFNAVDLVAILPFYIQILFENLDEADTLYHEELHKVENVSKLGKVLKLIKLMRIFRILKLARHSTGLRAFGFTMRQCYQQVCCLLLFIAMGVFTFSALMHSVEHDVPGTNFTSIPYAWWWAAVSLSTVGYGDTVPDTLLGRVVAFGCISFGIILNGMPISILYNKFSDYYAKLKAHENETSQSLKLARRIRLKERVVRKLSECCRADPRSHR
- the LOC141734270 gene encoding bone morphogenetic protein 2-like, giving the protein MQHRGGRGEWNWDRDSRAMLGTVLLLLALAKPVCPSPDSAASRRAEALKRLLEVFGMEDPPPAPAHVKQPPQYMVDLFNTVANADGVTKNPDILEGNTVRSFLDKTHGEKMRFLFILSSVAKNEKILTAELHLFRLWPRATNGPKRHHFCQVSVYQVLEKSEPEAPGGKKLLAARLVPLQGSGWEVFAITQAVRDWMEDESSNQGLLVTVQGLGGSPLDPPPLQFASGGDHHESKKPMLVLFTDDGRRGASLPMAGFPDLQPQAPVLPAKLAVPRLTRPRSPRSLDRLQPCQRHPLSVDFEEIGWSGWIISPRGYNAYHCKGSCPFPLGENMRPTNHATVQSIINALKLSEGVSSPCCVPDKLYSINLLYFDDDENVVLKQYDDMVAGSCGCH